In Pseudomonas putida, a genomic segment contains:
- the guaD gene encoding guanine deaminase, whose translation MTLTRKAYRAAILHSIADPAEVGLDASHEYYEDGLLVVEDGRISAVGPASELLPTLDAGIEVVHYQDALITPGFIDTHIHFPQTGMIGSYGEQLLDWLNTYTFPCEKQFADKDHADKVAGIFIKELLRNGTTTALVFGSVHPQSVNALFEEAERLDLRMIAGKVMMDRNAPEYLTDTAETSYTESKALIERWHGKGRLHYAVTPRFAPTSTPEQLAMAGQLLKEYPDLYLHTHLSENLKEIDWVKSLFPEQNGYLDVYDHFELLGERSVFAHGVHLCDDECQRLAETGSAVAFCPTSNLFLGSGLFNLPQAERFKVNVGLGTDVGAGTSFSLLNTLNEAYKVMQLQGARLHPYKSLYLATLGGARALRLDDRIGSLRPGNDADFVVLDYKATPLLDYRLQQSNSIEETLFVLTTLGDDRTVRETYAAGRCVHQR comes from the coding sequence ATGACCCTTACCCGCAAAGCCTACCGCGCCGCCATCCTGCACAGCATCGCCGACCCGGCCGAGGTGGGCCTGGACGCTTCCCATGAGTACTACGAAGACGGCCTGCTGGTGGTCGAAGATGGCCGCATCAGCGCTGTCGGCCCGGCTAGCGAGCTGCTGCCGACCCTGGACGCCGGTATCGAAGTGGTGCATTACCAGGATGCCCTGATCACTCCCGGCTTCATCGACACCCATATCCATTTCCCACAGACCGGCATGATCGGTTCCTACGGCGAACAATTGCTGGACTGGCTGAACACCTACACCTTCCCTTGCGAAAAGCAGTTCGCCGACAAGGACCACGCCGACAAGGTGGCGGGCATCTTCATCAAGGAACTGCTGCGTAACGGCACCACCACCGCCCTGGTGTTCGGCAGCGTGCACCCGCAGTCGGTCAATGCCCTGTTCGAGGAGGCCGAGCGCCTGGACCTGCGCATGATCGCCGGCAAGGTGATGATGGACCGCAACGCCCCCGAGTACCTGACCGACACCGCCGAAACCAGCTACACCGAGAGCAAGGCGCTGATCGAGCGCTGGCATGGCAAGGGCCGCCTGCACTACGCCGTGACCCCGCGCTTCGCCCCCACCAGCACCCCGGAACAATTGGCGATGGCCGGCCAGTTGCTCAAGGAATACCCGGACCTGTACCTGCACACCCACCTGTCCGAGAACCTCAAGGAAATCGACTGGGTCAAGTCGCTGTTCCCCGAGCAGAACGGTTACCTGGACGTGTACGACCACTTCGAGCTGCTCGGCGAACGCTCGGTGTTCGCCCACGGCGTGCACCTGTGCGACGACGAATGCCAGCGCCTGGCTGAGACCGGTTCTGCCGTAGCGTTCTGCCCCACCTCCAACCTGTTCCTCGGCAGCGGGCTGTTCAACCTGCCCCAGGCCGAGCGCTTCAAGGTCAACGTTGGCCTGGGGACCGACGTGGGTGCCGGTACCAGCTTCTCGCTGCTCAATACCTTGAACGAGGCGTACAAGGTCATGCAGTTGCAAGGCGCACGCCTGCACCCCTACAAGTCGTTGTACCTGGCCACCCTCGGCGGCGCCCGCGCGCTGCGCCTGGACGACCGCATCGGCAGCCTGCGGCCCGGCAATGACGCCGACTTCGTGGTGCTGGACTACAAGGCCACGCCGCTGTTGGACTACCGCCTCCAACAATCCAACAGCATCGAGGAAACCTTGTTCGTGCTCACGACCCTGGGTGACGACCGCACGGTGCGTGAAACCTACGCCGCCGGCCGCTGCGTGCACCAGCGCTAG
- the aqpZ gene encoding aquaporin Z → MSMSLGTRMGAELVGTFWLVLGGCGSAVLAASSPVGIGVLGVAFAFGLTVLTMAFAIGHISGCHLNPAVSFGLVVGGRFPAKELLPYVIAQVIGAVLAAGVIYFIASGKAGFELSAGLASNGYAEHSPGGYTLAAGFVSEVVMTAMFLVVIMGATDARAPAGFAPIAIGLCLTLIHLISIPVTNTSVNPARSTGPALFVGGWALQQLWLFWLAPLIGAAIGGALYRGLAPKP, encoded by the coding sequence ATGAGCATGTCTCTGGGTACACGGATGGGTGCCGAGCTGGTCGGCACGTTCTGGTTGGTTCTCGGTGGGTGTGGCAGTGCGGTACTGGCGGCCAGCTCCCCGGTCGGCATCGGCGTGCTCGGTGTCGCCTTCGCTTTCGGCCTGACGGTCCTGACCATGGCATTCGCCATTGGCCATATTTCCGGTTGCCATCTCAACCCCGCGGTTTCGTTCGGGCTGGTCGTGGGCGGGCGCTTTCCGGCCAAGGAACTGCTGCCCTACGTGATCGCCCAGGTGATCGGCGCAGTGCTGGCAGCTGGGGTGATCTACTTCATCGCCAGCGGCAAGGCCGGTTTCGAGCTGTCGGCCGGGCTTGCCTCCAACGGCTACGCCGAGCACTCCCCAGGTGGCTACACATTGGCCGCCGGCTTCGTCAGCGAAGTGGTGATGACCGCGATGTTCCTGGTGGTGATCATGGGGGCCACCGACGCCAGAGCGCCGGCCGGCTTCGCGCCGATTGCCATCGGCCTGTGCCTGACCCTCATCCACCTGATCTCGATCCCCGTGACCAATACCTCGGTCAACCCTGCGCGCAGTACCGGGCCGGCCTTGTTCGTCGGAGGCTGGGCGTTGCAGCAGCTGTGGCTGTTCTGGCTGGCACCGCTGATCGGCGCCGCGATTGGCGGCGCCTTGTACCGAGGCCTCGCCCCCAAACCCTAG
- a CDS encoding GntR family transcriptional regulator, whose protein sequence is MNEQLQPLKKPARTGKAGRSGTQDDIVYAHIFEAILEQRLAPGTKLSEEALGEIFGVSRTIIRRALSRLAHESVVLLRPNRGAVVASPTVEEARQVFFSRRMVERAITELAVQHATAEQLNELRQMVREERDSFSRGDRGAGIRLSGEFHLKLAEAAGNAPLVSFQRSLVSQTSLIIAQYESGNRSHCSYDEHMQLIDAIEARDAQQAVSLMMHHMDHIDSKLNLDEESASDDLHAVFSHLLQKKPKVSAKG, encoded by the coding sequence ATGAACGAACAGCTGCAACCTCTGAAAAAACCTGCGCGCACCGGCAAGGCTGGCCGTAGCGGTACCCAGGACGACATCGTCTATGCGCATATTTTCGAGGCGATCCTCGAGCAGCGCCTGGCGCCTGGCACCAAGTTGAGCGAGGAAGCGCTGGGCGAGATCTTCGGCGTCAGCCGCACCATCATCCGTCGTGCGCTGTCGCGCCTGGCCCACGAGAGCGTGGTGCTGTTGCGTCCCAACCGTGGCGCAGTGGTGGCCAGCCCTACCGTCGAAGAGGCACGCCAGGTGTTCTTCTCGCGGCGCATGGTCGAACGCGCCATCACCGAGCTGGCCGTGCAGCACGCCACTGCCGAACAACTCAACGAACTGCGCCAGATGGTGCGCGAGGAGCGCGACAGCTTCTCGCGTGGTGACCGCGGCGCGGGCATTCGCCTGTCGGGCGAGTTCCACCTGAAGCTGGCCGAGGCCGCCGGCAATGCGCCGCTGGTGAGCTTCCAGCGCAGCCTGGTATCGCAGACCTCGTTGATCATCGCCCAGTACGAAAGCGGCAACCGCTCGCATTGCTCGTATGACGAGCACATGCAGTTGATCGACGCCATCGAGGCCCGTGACGCGCAGCAGGCGGTGAGCCTGATGATGCACCACATGGACCACATCGACAGCAAGCTCAACCTCGACGAGGAGAGCGCCTCGGACGACCTGCATGCGGTGTTCTCGCACCTGCTGCAGAAAAAGCCCAAGGTGTCCGCCAAGGGTTGA
- a CDS encoding NCS2 family permease: MESRKSEAPTLDLAPPLETSWLERIFKLKQHGSTVRTELIAGVTTFITMAYIIFVNPNIMADAGIDHGAAFVATCIAAALGCLLMGLYANWPVGLAPGMGLNAFFTYTVVGTMGYNWETALGAVFVSGVLFMFLTLSKVREWLLNSIPVSLRHAMGAGVGLFLGLIGLKTAGIIVDSPATLIKLGSLHEPGPLLAALCFLLIAILSYKRVFGAILISIIGVTLAGWGLGLVKFGGVMSMPPSLAPTWMAMDVAGVFNVSMISVVLAFLFVHMFDTAGTLMGVAQRANLVAPDGRIENLSRALKADSASSVFGAVVGVPPVTSYVESAAGVAAGGRTGLTAVVVGVLFVAAMFFAPLAGMIPAYATAGALIYVAMLMMGSMAHIHWDEATDSIPAIVTVIMMPLTFSVADGIALGFISYVALKAGTGKYKEISASLWVLCAIFIAKFVFL, from the coding sequence GTGGAAAGCCGCAAATCCGAAGCCCCTACGCTGGATCTCGCGCCCCCGCTCGAAACGAGCTGGCTGGAGCGGATTTTCAAACTCAAGCAACACGGCAGCACCGTACGCACCGAACTGATCGCCGGGGTGACCACCTTCATCACCATGGCGTACATCATCTTCGTCAACCCCAACATCATGGCCGACGCCGGCATCGACCACGGCGCGGCGTTCGTCGCCACCTGCATCGCCGCCGCGCTGGGCTGCCTGCTCATGGGCCTGTACGCCAACTGGCCGGTGGGCCTGGCACCGGGCATGGGCCTGAACGCATTCTTCACCTACACCGTGGTCGGCACCATGGGCTACAACTGGGAAACGGCGCTGGGCGCAGTGTTCGTCTCGGGCGTGTTGTTCATGTTCCTGACCTTGTCGAAAGTGCGCGAATGGTTGCTCAACAGCATCCCGGTCAGCCTGCGCCATGCCATGGGAGCCGGCGTCGGATTGTTTCTCGGACTGATCGGCCTGAAGACCGCGGGCATCATCGTCGACAGCCCGGCCACGCTGATCAAGCTCGGCTCGCTGCACGAGCCTGGCCCGCTGCTGGCGGCGCTGTGCTTCCTGCTGATCGCCATCCTCAGCTACAAACGGGTGTTCGGCGCCATCCTCATCAGCATCATCGGCGTGACCCTGGCCGGCTGGGGCCTGGGGCTGGTCAAGTTCGGCGGGGTGATGTCGATGCCGCCGAGCCTGGCGCCGACCTGGATGGCCATGGATGTCGCCGGGGTGTTCAACGTCAGCATGATCAGCGTGGTGCTGGCGTTTCTGTTCGTGCACATGTTCGATACCGCCGGCACGCTGATGGGCGTCGCACAACGCGCCAACCTGGTCGCGCCGGACGGACGCATCGAGAACCTGTCACGGGCCTTGAAGGCTGATAGCGCCTCGAGCGTGTTCGGCGCCGTGGTCGGCGTGCCACCGGTGACCAGCTATGTGGAGAGCGCGGCGGGTGTCGCGGCGGGTGGTCGCACTGGCCTGACGGCTGTGGTGGTCGGCGTGTTGTTCGTCGCGGCGATGTTCTTCGCCCCGCTGGCCGGGATGATTCCGGCCTACGCCACCGCTGGCGCACTGATCTACGTGGCGATGCTGATGATGGGCAGCATGGCGCACATCCATTGGGACGAAGCCACCGACAGCATTCCGGCGATCGTCACGGTGATCATGATGCCGCTGACCTTCTCGGTGGCCGATGGCATTGCCCTGGGCTTCATCAGCTATGTGGCGTTGAAGGCAGGTACTGGCAAGTACAAGGAGATCTCGGCCAGCCTGTGGGTGTTGTGCGCGATCTTCATCGCCAAGTTCGTGTTTCTCTGA